A stretch of Vibrio sp. B1FLJ16 DNA encodes these proteins:
- a CDS encoding glyceraldehyde-3-phosphate dehydrogenase, translating into MSPEKYLQDWQTSQTIAESISPLIGKLYREKGIEVILFGKTLINATTIDILKAHRVARRYTGNPLSLEQTMPIVEALSEMSISSCRVDIGQLATQYWNEREDTSALNDFVQTALEGARDADSSLKARDVVLYGFGRIGRLLTRLLIEKSGPGYPLRLRAIVVRGGKKGDLEKRASLLRRDSVHGQFNGSIIIDEERKALIVNGNFIQIIYANNPSDVDYTAYGINNALVVDNTGVWRDSEGLSQHLACNGAEKVLLTAPGKGDIKNVVFGVNESVIQEEDTIISAASCTTNAITPVLKALNDKYGVLSGHIETVHSYTNDQNLIDNFHSGDRRGRSASLNMVLTSTGAAKAVAKALPELAGKLTGNAIRVPTPNVSMAVANLNLGEDVDRDSLNEYLREIALNSELSAQIDYTDSTEIVSTDLVGSRHPGVVDGQATIAQDKRCVLYIWYDNEFGYSCQVVHCMEQMMGVRYQTFPR; encoded by the coding sequence ATGAGTCCAGAGAAATATCTCCAAGATTGGCAAACTAGCCAAACGATTGCTGAATCTATCTCCCCTCTAATTGGTAAGCTATATCGTGAAAAAGGAATCGAAGTAATTCTGTTCGGTAAAACACTTATCAATGCCACCACTATCGACATTCTCAAAGCTCACCGCGTTGCAAGACGATACACTGGAAACCCTCTTTCTCTAGAGCAAACAATGCCTATCGTTGAAGCGCTATCTGAAATGAGCATTTCTTCTTGCCGTGTTGATATTGGTCAGTTGGCAACTCAGTATTGGAATGAGCGCGAAGACACTTCTGCGCTTAACGACTTCGTGCAAACAGCGCTTGAAGGTGCACGTGACGCAGACTCTTCTCTAAAAGCTCGTGATGTTGTTCTTTACGGTTTTGGCCGTATCGGCCGACTGCTAACTCGTCTGCTTATCGAAAAGAGCGGTCCTGGTTACCCACTAAGACTGCGTGCTATCGTTGTACGTGGCGGTAAGAAAGGTGACTTAGAGAAACGTGCCAGCCTGCTTCGTCGTGATTCTGTACACGGCCAGTTCAACGGCAGCATCATCATTGATGAAGAGCGTAAAGCACTGATCGTTAATGGTAACTTCATCCAAATCATCTACGCAAACAACCCAAGCGATGTTGACTACACAGCATACGGCATTAACAACGCTCTTGTTGTAGACAACACTGGCGTTTGGCGTGATTCGGAAGGCCTGAGCCAGCACTTAGCATGTAACGGTGCCGAAAAAGTACTTCTGACAGCTCCTGGTAAAGGCGACATCAAAAACGTTGTGTTTGGTGTAAACGAATCTGTGATTCAAGAAGAAGACACCATCATCTCAGCAGCAAGCTGCACAACAAACGCAATTACACCAGTACTGAAAGCGCTGAACGATAAGTACGGTGTACTTTCAGGCCACATCGAAACGGTTCACTCATACACTAACGACCAGAACCTGATTGACAACTTCCACTCAGGTGACCGTCGTGGCCGCAGTGCCTCACTGAACATGGTTCTGACTTCAACTGGTGCAGCAAAAGCAGTAGCAAAAGCGCTGCCAGAACTTGCTGGTAAGCTGACAGGTAACGCAATCCGTGTACCTACGCCAAACGTATCAATGGCAGTAGCAAACCTGAACTTAGGTGAAGATGTTGACCGTGATTCACTAAACGAATACCTGCGTGAAATCGCGCTGAACTCAGAGCTGTCTGCACAGATCGACTACACTGACTCAACGGAAATCGTTTCAACAGATTTAGTGGGTTCTCGCCATCCTGGCGTTGTTGATGGTCAGGCGACTATCGCACAAGACAAGCGTTGTGTACTGTACATTTGGTACGACAACGAATTCGGTTACAGCTGCCAAGTAGTGCACTGTATGGAACAAATGATGGGTGTTCGTTACCAAACATTCCCTCGATAG
- a CDS encoding LysR family transcriptional regulator, translated as MLNHINLNLLRSLHVLLEECHVSRTAERLHITQSAVSRQLAQLRELCGDPLLVRQGNQLIPTPRALALKDKLDALLAEFDHLLDDKPFEPQDWQGELVIASSDYVAQYVLPDIASHLSELAPQLDMAYRLWQPDFLDKLHELGIHIASSMYPSKPEGVSSINIGSDTSVCLMKESHPLAKLKNISVEQLVSYSHIKVTGGGDKDSSTDLALKQIGLERHIAFKVPFFSAAVNRLVTSEHLLVVPEHIALNLAKHWKLVNKPLPMKTQTHEYWLMWHPKYDTDPAHRWVREQIRAVMQISEYSIH; from the coding sequence ATGTTAAACCACATTAATTTAAATCTGTTGAGATCCCTGCATGTACTGTTGGAAGAGTGTCATGTTAGCCGAACCGCAGAGCGGCTTCATATCACCCAATCCGCGGTAAGCCGTCAACTGGCACAGCTTCGGGAGTTATGCGGTGATCCATTGCTTGTCCGACAGGGTAATCAACTGATTCCGACACCACGTGCCTTAGCATTAAAAGATAAGCTTGATGCATTACTTGCTGAGTTTGATCATCTTTTAGATGACAAGCCTTTTGAGCCACAAGACTGGCAGGGGGAACTGGTGATTGCCTCCAGTGATTATGTCGCTCAGTACGTACTTCCCGATATTGCATCACACCTGAGTGAACTAGCGCCGCAACTTGATATGGCTTATCGGCTCTGGCAGCCAGACTTTCTTGATAAGTTACACGAGCTAGGGATACATATCGCCTCTTCAATGTACCCTTCAAAACCGGAAGGTGTTTCGAGTATCAATATTGGTTCTGATACTTCGGTCTGCCTGATGAAGGAGAGTCATCCGTTAGCCAAGTTAAAAAATATCAGTGTGGAACAGCTAGTCAGCTATTCACATATCAAAGTCACTGGCGGTGGTGATAAAGATTCGAGTACCGATCTTGCGTTGAAACAGATTGGTCTAGAACGGCATATTGCATTCAAAGTGCCTTTCTTTTCTGCAGCGGTAAATAGATTGGTCACAAGTGAGCATCTTTTGGTTGTGCCAGAACATATTGCACTCAATTTAGCTAAGCACTGGAAGCTAGTTAACAAGCCATTGCCGATGAAAACCCAGACTCATGAGTACTGGCTTATGTGGCACCCTAAATACGACACTGATCCTGCTCATCGCTGGGTGAGAGAACAAATACGAGCGGTGATGCAGATATCGGAATACTCCATTCATTAG
- a CDS encoding AarF/ABC1/UbiB kinase family protein gives MSDKERNLPTHRISRFGKFASLATRVAGNVLAEGTKQLVKGNKPKAKDLLLTPQNVTRLTDQLAHLRGAAMKLGQMISMDTGDILDPELADILSRLRSNADPMPAKQLNSVLENALGSNWKAEFLAFNFKPIASASIGQVHQAYSDAGDKLAVKVQYPGIRKSINSDVDNVGTLLKVVGLIPESVDYKGLLEEAKKQLHDEADYEREAQFAMRYYEALKDNPHFVVPKIHFESSSQSVLAMEFIEGNSVDTIINYDQSTRDFVMHNLLQLLFRELFEFKMVQTDPNFANYIYLEETKQIGLLDFGATREYSERFSSGYRLAFSSVINQDENGLNDALQQIGFFSQTIIPEQRQAILDLVKMACEPMLVDEAYDFKASGLAQRLRDAGKILSMEQDYWHTPPADAIFLHRKIAGMYLLAARIDAKVNIRNLVLPYLKINND, from the coding sequence ATGTCGGACAAAGAAAGAAACTTACCCACACATCGCATTTCTAGATTCGGTAAATTTGCCTCGCTAGCAACAAGAGTTGCAGGGAATGTCCTTGCAGAAGGCACAAAGCAACTTGTTAAAGGCAATAAACCTAAAGCAAAAGACCTCCTATTAACTCCGCAAAACGTTACCAGGCTAACCGACCAGCTTGCTCACCTGCGTGGTGCCGCGATGAAACTCGGCCAAATGATATCAATGGATACGGGTGATATTCTTGACCCTGAACTGGCAGACATTCTTTCAAGGCTCAGATCCAACGCCGATCCCATGCCAGCAAAACAATTAAATAGTGTGCTGGAAAATGCACTGGGTTCAAACTGGAAAGCGGAATTTCTCGCGTTTAACTTTAAGCCTATCGCCAGTGCTTCTATCGGTCAGGTTCATCAGGCATACAGTGATGCAGGGGATAAGCTTGCAGTAAAAGTCCAATACCCCGGCATTCGTAAGAGCATCAACAGTGACGTCGACAATGTCGGCACACTGCTTAAAGTGGTCGGTTTGATACCAGAATCCGTAGACTATAAAGGATTACTAGAAGAGGCGAAAAAGCAGCTGCACGACGAGGCTGACTACGAGCGCGAAGCACAATTTGCTATGCGTTATTACGAGGCATTAAAAGACAATCCTCATTTCGTTGTACCAAAAATCCATTTTGAAAGTTCATCGCAATCTGTTTTGGCAATGGAGTTCATCGAAGGTAACTCCGTAGATACCATCATAAATTATGATCAAAGCACACGTGATTTCGTCATGCATAATTTGCTTCAACTACTATTCCGTGAACTGTTTGAGTTTAAAATGGTTCAGACGGATCCAAACTTTGCTAACTATATCTATCTTGAAGAGACCAAACAGATTGGCCTGTTAGATTTTGGAGCGACCCGAGAATACAGCGAACGATTTAGTTCTGGTTATCGCCTGGCTTTCTCTTCTGTCATTAACCAGGATGAAAACGGGCTGAATGACGCCTTGCAGCAAATAGGTTTTTTCAGCCAGACAATAATACCTGAGCAGCGACAAGCAATTCTGGACCTGGTGAAAATGGCGTGTGAGCCTATGTTAGTTGACGAAGCCTATGATTTTAAAGCCAGCGGCCTTGCGCAGAGGTTGCGAGATGCGGGTAAAATACTCAGTATGGAACAAGATTACTGGCACACTCCACCGGCAGATGCCATTTTTCTCCACCGTAAAATAGCTGGTATGTACTTACTTGCTGCCCGAATTGATGCCAAAGTGAACATTCGCAATCTTGTTTTGCCCTATCTCAAGATCAATAACGACTAG
- the yjeH gene encoding L-methionine/branched-chain amino acid transporter: MEQLKKDISLVSGIAQLSTTLMGTGLFMIPAIAAGIAGHYSLWAWVLLFIAICPIALTFAQLGKRYPNAGGTAFFVRKAFNPKLESSVAWLFVSVIPVGVPAAIALAAGFLQQLLPEPINNNLFAQVMTVLLLVFVNLLGTKSSGRLQTVIALSVFALVGAFLWKGEINNADLIMPDITADSVWPITAALGVMFWCFVGIEAFAHMGEEFKNPQRDFPIAIIVGCFVAGVTYWACSVVILKFGAYGTPQFDNASIPWLSAQLLGDSAKWIISVIGFSACFASVNLYTQSLSRMVWSQAREHRPDSKLAKISRRGVPSSATLLVGFVLLISCVIGTLSQLDLEFFLKLANSIFVLVYLLAMLSAFKLLRGVGKVLAGVSLLLCTGVFICLGWSMLYAITIFALLSFPWKQWRQKRPARAIE; the protein is encoded by the coding sequence ATGGAACAGCTCAAAAAAGACATTTCTCTCGTATCCGGTATCGCCCAACTTTCTACTACTTTGATGGGAACTGGCCTATTTATGATCCCGGCCATTGCCGCAGGTATTGCAGGTCATTATTCACTTTGGGCGTGGGTATTATTATTTATTGCCATCTGCCCGATAGCTCTGACTTTTGCGCAACTAGGTAAACGTTATCCGAATGCTGGCGGTACAGCATTTTTCGTCCGCAAAGCATTTAATCCCAAACTGGAAAGCAGCGTGGCCTGGCTTTTTGTCAGCGTCATTCCCGTTGGCGTTCCTGCAGCTATTGCTCTTGCTGCTGGCTTTCTTCAACAGCTGTTACCTGAACCAATAAACAATAACTTGTTTGCTCAGGTAATGACTGTTCTGCTTCTGGTCTTTGTTAACTTACTCGGGACTAAGTCATCTGGTCGCTTGCAGACAGTTATCGCATTAAGTGTCTTCGCTCTGGTTGGCGCTTTCCTGTGGAAGGGAGAGATAAACAATGCGGATCTTATAATGCCTGACATCACAGCAGACTCAGTTTGGCCGATAACCGCGGCACTGGGTGTGATGTTTTGGTGTTTTGTCGGTATTGAGGCCTTTGCTCATATGGGCGAAGAATTTAAGAATCCGCAGCGAGATTTTCCGATAGCCATTATTGTCGGCTGCTTTGTCGCAGGAGTGACTTATTGGGCTTGTTCAGTGGTTATCCTAAAGTTTGGTGCTTATGGCACCCCCCAGTTTGATAACGCTTCTATCCCCTGGTTAAGCGCCCAACTGTTGGGAGACAGCGCTAAATGGATTATCAGTGTGATTGGTTTTTCCGCGTGTTTTGCCAGTGTGAATCTGTATACACAAAGTCTGTCTCGAATGGTATGGAGCCAGGCTCGTGAACACAGGCCGGATAGTAAGCTCGCGAAAATCTCCCGTCGAGGCGTCCCTTCGTCGGCAACATTACTGGTTGGTTTCGTCTTATTGATATCATGCGTGATAGGAACTCTTTCACAGCTTGATTTGGAGTTTTTCCTCAAGCTCGCTAACAGCATTTTTGTGCTGGTTTATCTCCTCGCTATGCTGTCGGCGTTTAAACTGTTGCGTGGAGTTGGTAAGGTGCTGGCAGGTGTATCTTTACTACTTTGCACGGGCGTGTTTATTTGCCTGGGCTGGTCTATGTTATACGCGATCACGATTTTCGCCTTACTTTCCTTTCCTTGGAAGCAATGGAGGCAAAAGCGGCCTGCTCGCGCGATAGAATAG
- a CDS encoding LysE family translocator, with protein sequence MTLTVWLSLFTVCLLGAMSPGPSLAIVAKHALAGGRINGLATAWAHAFGIGIYAFITLIGLAVVLQQSPFLFKAISLAGAAYLAYLGFNALRSKGGVAAKLESGEETTVIQSAREGFFISILSPKIALFFIALFSQFVALGNELSNQMIIVATPFVVDGLWYTFITIVLSSSKLVDRIRSTAVLIDRLSGVVLILLALRVVATI encoded by the coding sequence ATGACACTAACAGTTTGGCTATCACTTTTTACCGTTTGTTTATTGGGTGCCATGTCCCCTGGCCCTAGTCTGGCTATTGTCGCTAAGCACGCACTGGCTGGTGGCCGAATTAATGGATTAGCGACCGCATGGGCTCATGCGTTTGGTATTGGTATATACGCATTTATTACCTTGATTGGTCTGGCGGTTGTTCTGCAGCAAAGTCCGTTTTTGTTTAAAGCAATCAGTTTAGCGGGTGCCGCTTATCTTGCGTATTTAGGTTTTAATGCTTTACGTTCGAAAGGGGGCGTTGCGGCTAAGCTTGAATCAGGGGAAGAAACGACGGTGATTCAATCGGCGAGAGAAGGCTTCTTCATTTCTATTCTCAGCCCTAAAATTGCCCTGTTTTTTATTGCGTTATTTAGCCAGTTTGTCGCTCTGGGTAATGAACTGAGCAATCAAATGATTATTGTTGCGACGCCATTTGTCGTAGATGGTTTATGGTATACGTTCATCACCATCGTACTGTCTAGCTCTAAGTTGGTTGACCGAATTCGTTCAACAGCGGTATTGATAGATCGCTTATCCGGAGTAGTACTTATTCTATTGGCACTTCGGGTTGTCGCAACGATATAA
- a CDS encoding pyridoxamine 5'-phosphate oxidase family protein, whose translation MLSNTKRTQIKKGAHKAVTEVEKLHSIIDESLIAHIAITNESGPVVIPMLAWRVGEFVYIHGANNSRLLRSLKQGQQSCLTFTLFDGWVMARSAFHHSAHYRSAVVFGQFEEVPDNNEKDRLLNHFVEQIAPGRTEQIRLSNEKELNATLLLRISLQEASVKISNSDVKDDAEDMDIPVWAGILPYRTVVGPLQASHDLYEGITTPDYSSAYPTRWYNNESLD comes from the coding sequence ATGTTATCAAACACGAAAAGAACTCAAATTAAGAAAGGGGCTCACAAAGCCGTCACTGAGGTTGAAAAGCTACACTCGATTATCGATGAAAGTTTAATAGCGCATATTGCAATCACCAATGAGTCGGGCCCTGTCGTGATCCCGATGCTCGCGTGGCGTGTGGGTGAGTTTGTCTATATTCATGGTGCAAACAACAGCCGCTTACTCCGCTCACTCAAACAAGGTCAGCAAAGCTGCCTAACATTCACATTGTTTGATGGATGGGTAATGGCTCGTTCAGCATTCCACCATAGCGCTCATTACCGAAGCGCTGTTGTGTTTGGTCAGTTTGAGGAAGTACCGGACAACAATGAAAAGGATCGCTTGCTGAATCACTTTGTAGAGCAAATCGCTCCGGGCAGAACAGAACAAATCAGACTGAGTAATGAAAAAGAGCTGAATGCGACTCTGTTGCTGAGAATCTCACTGCAAGAGGCTTCTGTAAAAATCAGTAACTCCGACGTAAAAGATGACGCTGAAGATATGGATATACCAGTATGGGCAGGCATACTTCCGTACCGAACCGTGGTTGGTCCGCTACAAGCAAGTCATGATCTGTATGAAGGTATTACAACACCAGATTACAGCAGCGCTTACCCGACTCGTTGGTATAACAATGAGAGTCTGGACTAA
- a CDS encoding magnesium transporter yields MSKFQDLSTLIQQIGQAEEADQVTTLNESIEAGLEPGAIALILEAFTINDRVRLWRALPLELHIDVLTEMRADVRFSIINALSEVELKLTLAKLDNLSLIEWADSLPEEIINEALSLIEKDELELYDLANAYEDEEIGRWAERKIITLPFNITVGTAKLLMDRYSYDTPQQVYLINRNKQFRGAVNYYEILRSDSNTRLKSLAIETVTIVDSKMSLPEAVEALEHSALSALPVTDADQTLIGEVDWQFALRTQREIYEARLMAGTGMDEGDDLFAPVMKSSQKRGVWLGINLLTAILASITIGLFEDVIAQVVALAVLMPIVASMGGIAGSQTLTLMIRAMALNQITPGNRFKLLKNELGIGSLNGIAWALIIGGLAGVWFQSPILGGTIALAIVVNIITAALFGVLIPIILDKLELDPALAGSVILTTVTDVVGFFAFLGTASLVLL; encoded by the coding sequence GTGAGCAAGTTTCAAGATCTCTCCACTCTAATACAACAAATTGGACAAGCCGAAGAAGCGGATCAAGTCACAACGCTCAACGAGTCTATTGAAGCAGGTCTGGAACCCGGTGCGATAGCTTTGATACTAGAAGCGTTCACCATTAATGATCGTGTCCGGTTATGGAGAGCCTTACCACTAGAGCTGCATATTGATGTATTGACTGAAATGCGTGCTGATGTGCGCTTTTCTATCATTAATGCATTATCCGAAGTCGAGTTAAAACTCACCCTTGCGAAACTGGATAACCTTTCACTGATCGAGTGGGCAGATTCTCTGCCGGAAGAGATCATTAATGAAGCGCTATCACTGATCGAAAAAGACGAGTTGGAGCTTTACGATCTTGCTAACGCTTATGAAGATGAAGAGATTGGTCGTTGGGCTGAACGTAAGATCATCACCCTACCATTCAACATTACAGTAGGCACTGCGAAGCTACTGATGGATCGCTACAGTTATGACACACCTCAGCAAGTCTATTTAATTAACCGAAACAAACAGTTCCGTGGTGCAGTTAACTATTACGAAATACTGCGCAGTGACTCTAATACTCGCCTAAAAAGCTTGGCGATTGAAACGGTCACCATCGTTGACAGTAAGATGTCTTTACCGGAAGCCGTAGAAGCATTGGAGCACAGCGCACTCTCAGCTTTACCAGTTACGGACGCGGATCAGACTTTAATCGGCGAAGTAGACTGGCAATTTGCTCTACGTACCCAGCGTGAAATTTATGAAGCACGATTAATGGCGGGTACAGGTATGGACGAAGGCGATGATTTATTCGCACCTGTAATGAAAAGCTCCCAGAAACGAGGGGTTTGGCTCGGTATTAACTTACTTACTGCGATATTAGCCTCAATCACCATTGGCCTTTTCGAAGATGTCATAGCTCAGGTGGTCGCACTCGCAGTGTTGATGCCAATAGTTGCCTCTATGGGAGGCATTGCCGGTAGCCAGACTCTCACACTGATGATCCGGGCAATGGCACTTAACCAGATCACACCAGGAAACCGGTTCAAGCTATTAAAAAATGAACTCGGTATCGGATCTTTAAACGGTATTGCCTGGGCCCTCATCATTGGAGGATTGGCCGGGGTATGGTTCCAGTCACCAATCCTTGGCGGCACCATCGCTCTGGCAATCGTGGTCAACATCATCACCGCAGCACTGTTTGGTGTTTTGATTCCCATCATTTTGGATAAGCTGGAACTGGATCCGGCGCTTGCCGGCTCAGTGATTTTGACGACTGTTACAGATGTTGTAGGCTTTTTTGCCTTTTTAGGTACTGCTAGCCTAGTGTTATTGTAA
- a CDS encoding Lrp/AsnC family transcriptional regulator, which produces MDKFDHRIIDLLRHNARLSVTEIADKVSLSRSAVTARIRKLENDKVILGYHAEIAPNEGDSICAYFALKFDKSTSTYYCESYADELYKIDGVKWCHAISGETDMMVFVEVPNMNRLNEIRDQIQRFPELRHLMTHTVLTEFFNTTVNKFVRWKLRLSGYSHSHG; this is translated from the coding sequence ATGGACAAGTTTGATCACAGGATCATTGATCTCCTCCGGCACAATGCCCGGCTGTCAGTTACAGAAATTGCTGATAAAGTGAGTTTATCTCGTTCAGCCGTAACCGCTCGTATTCGCAAACTCGAAAACGACAAAGTCATCTTGGGTTATCACGCAGAAATTGCTCCGAATGAAGGGGACTCCATCTGTGCTTATTTTGCTCTGAAGTTTGATAAGTCAACCTCGACTTACTACTGCGAATCTTACGCCGACGAGCTATATAAAATTGATGGTGTGAAATGGTGCCATGCGATCAGTGGTGAAACTGACATGATGGTGTTTGTCGAGGTTCCGAACATGAATCGCCTGAATGAAATCAGAGATCAAATTCAACGCTTTCCTGAACTGAGACATCTTATGACCCATACGGTTTTGACCGAGTTTTTCAATACGACCGTTAATAAGTTTGTAAGGTGGAAACTGAGGTTATCTGGGTATAGTCATTCACATGGATAA
- a CDS encoding PLP-dependent aminotransferase family protein produces MIDVGDLCVNSESGTLQQSVFFAIREKIVKGLWPINGKLPSTRKLSHELNISRNTVILAYEQLVAEGYLISRKGSGFYVAVELPEQYLPEKVSVKTSKTPVSKHDMNSAFAPGVPDLALFPGVMWQKYLNRHLTRASLLGNQDIQGSWALRCALSDYLASSRSVNCTPNRIIITSGAQQALSIATMTTLNRGSKVLMEQPGYAQMRKLIQFQQYQFEPLLVQEKTGFDVNTVTSSDADALYITPSNQYPMGTTLNTEQRGKIIDWAEQTSSWILEDDYDSEFQFAHRPYTSLQGLAAQMGRDDRVLYIGSFSKVMFNGLRLGYLVVPESLVESCLMVKDALSGDSPSHVQEAMADFISEGGLLRHIRKMRRVYKAKHEQMSLSIGKHLGEKVSVISQAAGLHITLKWCSGIDEQAWTQRAAAEGIVLRPLSYYEHPDFKHRDWNGAVLGYGNVSLKDIDSHIKRLSELF; encoded by the coding sequence TTGATTGATGTGGGTGATTTATGTGTAAACTCGGAGTCCGGGACTCTGCAGCAATCGGTTTTCTTTGCGATTCGGGAGAAGATCGTCAAAGGTCTTTGGCCTATAAATGGCAAATTACCCTCCACTCGTAAGCTGTCTCATGAACTGAACATAAGTCGAAACACGGTAATTTTGGCGTACGAACAACTAGTGGCCGAGGGGTATTTAATAAGCCGGAAAGGTTCTGGCTTTTATGTTGCTGTGGAATTGCCTGAACAATACTTGCCTGAGAAGGTGTCCGTCAAAACATCTAAAACACCAGTCAGTAAGCATGATATGAACTCCGCGTTTGCTCCGGGAGTCCCTGATTTGGCTCTGTTTCCTGGTGTTATGTGGCAAAAGTATCTCAACCGCCATTTAACGAGAGCATCGCTGCTTGGCAATCAGGATATACAGGGAAGTTGGGCACTGCGTTGTGCTCTGTCTGATTATTTAGCTTCCAGTCGTTCAGTAAACTGTACCCCTAACCGAATTATCATTACCTCTGGCGCCCAACAAGCGTTGAGCATTGCGACAATGACCACGTTAAACCGAGGCAGCAAAGTACTGATGGAACAGCCCGGCTACGCGCAAATGCGCAAGTTGATCCAGTTTCAGCAGTATCAGTTTGAGCCGTTGCTTGTTCAGGAAAAGACTGGATTTGATGTGAACACTGTGACTAGCAGTGATGCTGATGCACTTTACATTACGCCAAGTAACCAGTATCCGATGGGTACCACCCTGAATACCGAGCAAAGAGGGAAAATTATCGACTGGGCGGAACAGACCTCGTCCTGGATTTTAGAAGATGATTACGACAGTGAGTTCCAGTTTGCACATCGTCCATATACCAGTCTTCAGGGACTAGCCGCGCAGATGGGGCGTGATGATCGCGTTCTTTACATCGGCTCTTTCAGTAAAGTCATGTTTAACGGATTGAGGCTCGGTTACCTCGTTGTTCCGGAATCGTTGGTAGAATCGTGTCTGATGGTTAAGGATGCGCTAAGCGGAGATTCGCCCAGTCATGTACAAGAAGCAATGGCGGATTTTATTAGTGAGGGCGGGTTGCTACGTCACATCCGCAAGATGCGCCGTGTGTACAAAGCCAAACATGAACAAATGAGTCTCTCAATTGGCAAGCACTTGGGAGAGAAAGTCAGCGTAATCAGTCAGGCGGCAGGGTTGCACATCACACTGAAATGGTGTTCGGGTATTGATGAACAAGCATGGACGCAACGCGCTGCCGCTGAAGGCATCGTATTACGTCCGTTAAGTTATTATGAGCACCCTGACTTTAAGCATCGTGATTGGAACGGCGCTGTTCTCGGCTATGGTAATGTCTCGTTAAAGGATATAGATTCTCATATAAAACGCTTATCTGAGTTGTTTTAG
- a CDS encoding HD domain-containing protein — MTSLSQAEPLFLEFMQQEMQVDAAHDLSHIKRVAKTAKKLAEQEGAQLEVVLPAAYLHDCFTYPKDHPNRKKSSVIAATKAIAFLESIDYPQHYHDAIAHAIEAHSYSAGIRPDTLEAQVVQDADRLDALGAIGVTRCIQVSTQFDAKLYDHQDMFAEQRDLDDKQYTLDHFQTKLFKIVETMNTESARQEARQRKVFMQAYLSQLRDEVTE; from the coding sequence ATGACCTCATTAAGCCAAGCTGAACCGCTATTTCTGGAATTTATGCAGCAAGAGATGCAAGTCGATGCCGCTCACGACCTTAGCCACATCAAGCGTGTTGCCAAAACCGCGAAGAAGCTTGCTGAGCAAGAAGGGGCTCAGTTAGAGGTTGTACTACCCGCGGCCTATCTGCATGACTGTTTCACTTATCCCAAAGATCATCCCAACAGAAAGAAAAGTTCGGTAATTGCAGCGACAAAGGCTATCGCCTTTTTAGAGAGTATTGATTATCCGCAGCACTACCATGACGCTATTGCTCATGCGATAGAAGCGCACAGCTACAGTGCCGGAATTCGCCCTGACACATTAGAAGCGCAAGTGGTTCAGGATGCCGATCGCTTGGATGCATTAGGTGCGATAGGCGTGACCCGCTGTATTCAGGTCAGTACCCAGTTCGATGCAAAACTCTACGATCACCAAGATATGTTTGCCGAACAGCGCGATCTGGATGACAAGCAATATACGCTTGATCATTTTCAGACCAAATTGTTCAAAATTGTGGAAACAATGAATACGGAATCGGCCCGTCAAGAAGCACGACAGCGCAAGGTGTTCATGCAGGCTTATTTGAGTCAACTGCGTGATGAGGTAACTGAGTAA